A single Paratractidigestivibacter faecalis DNA region contains:
- a CDS encoding cysteine peptidase family C39 domain-containing protein, whose translation MSYQQQGPRGDGRGSRPRSSQGGRGRDGSGSVLNGNGLSGAGSTRQRINLSGGSYHGPTGVSRRSNPGRLRSGKGNGGYPLKSRNINFTGRRGLGRGGVDRRIFLVGAAALVLVIVLVLVVSSCVRGCSPDGGQQQAESQNQVDSRVAAGISDDLSKEFKTALDRNDKLAQIAANADKYSDQQLLELALAQPEAIDFVASYPDANKSAQAYSDAAHKGTAPTLYNWDARWGAVDYAGHALALTGSGPTSISMAYMGLTGSNDKTPADVAALVSTDNLATGDSSMSSDAVEKVAGSLGLAAKSYTSSRQTLLDVLDAGTYILAEVRAGALTDAAHWVLVTTENENGTVLVHDPTSPEATARSWDPATIASACDTFYGLSQAEATTNGDATN comes from the coding sequence ATGTCGTATCAGCAGCAGGGCCCGCGAGGCGACGGCCGCGGCTCACGTCCCCGCTCCTCCCAGGGAGGCCGGGGCCGAGACGGGTCTGGCTCCGTCCTCAACGGAAACGGGCTCTCCGGCGCCGGCAGCACCCGCCAGCGTATCAACCTCTCCGGCGGCTCCTACCACGGCCCCACCGGCGTCTCTCGCCGCAGCAACCCCGGCAGGCTGAGGAGCGGCAAGGGCAACGGCGGATACCCGCTCAAGTCGAGGAACATCAACTTCACCGGAAGGCGCGGCCTGGGCCGCGGCGGAGTGGACCGTCGCATCTTCCTGGTGGGCGCGGCGGCGCTCGTCCTGGTGATCGTCCTCGTCCTGGTGGTCTCGAGCTGCGTGCGCGGCTGCTCCCCGGACGGGGGCCAGCAGCAGGCGGAGTCCCAGAACCAGGTTGACTCCCGCGTGGCCGCAGGCATCTCCGACGACCTCAGCAAGGAGTTCAAGACCGCACTTGACCGCAACGACAAGCTCGCGCAGATTGCCGCCAACGCAGACAAGTACTCTGACCAGCAGCTCCTCGAGCTCGCCCTTGCCCAGCCCGAGGCCATCGACTTCGTAGCCTCCTACCCGGACGCCAACAAGAGCGCGCAGGCCTACTCCGACGCGGCCCACAAGGGCACCGCGCCCACCCTCTACAACTGGGACGCCCGCTGGGGCGCCGTTGACTACGCCGGGCACGCCCTGGCCCTCACCGGCTCCGGCCCCACCAGCATCTCGATGGCCTACATGGGCCTCACCGGCAGCAACGACAAGACGCCCGCCGACGTTGCTGCCCTCGTTTCCACAGACAACCTGGCCACGGGAGACTCCTCCATGTCCTCCGACGCCGTCGAGAAGGTCGCCGGCAGCCTGGGGCTCGCCGCCAAGAGCTACACCTCCAGCCGCCAGACGCTCCTCGACGTCCTGGACGCCGGCACCTACATCCTGGCCGAGGTCAGGGCCGGGGCGCTCACTGATGCGGCCCACTGGGTCCTGGTGACCACCGAGAACGAGAACGGCACCGTCCTCGTCCATGACCCCACCTCCCCCGAGGCCACCGCCCGCTCCTGGGACCCTGCCACCATAGCCAGCGCCTGCGACACCTTCTACGGCCTCTCCCAGGCCGAAGCCACCACCAACGGCGACGCCACCAACTAG
- a CDS encoding arginine repressor, with translation MKRRNSRQDAIREIVRGKTVRTQRGLVDELQAMGYACTQATVSRDIADMGLRKLPEGVYVLAEDLHLQRMLSEFVVCVLRAENLVVVKCQPGTASGVAAAVDDAALAHALGSVAGNDTVLVIADTTENAKSLQNLIQKLGNAE, from the coding sequence ATGAAGCGCAGGAACAGCAGGCAGGACGCCATCAGGGAGATCGTCCGCGGGAAGACCGTCCGCACGCAGCGCGGCCTCGTCGACGAGCTGCAGGCAATGGGCTACGCCTGCACTCAGGCCACGGTCTCCCGAGACATTGCCGACATGGGCCTGCGCAAGCTGCCCGAGGGCGTCTACGTGCTGGCGGAGGACCTGCACCTCCAGCGCATGCTCTCCGAGTTCGTGGTCTGCGTTCTGCGCGCCGAGAACCTCGTGGTGGTCAAGTGCCAGCCGGGCACGGCCTCCGGCGTGGCTGCGGCCGTGGACGACGCGGCCCTTGCGCACGCCCTGGGCTCCGTTGCCGGCAACGACACCGTCCTCGTGATCGCGGACACCACGGAGAACGCCAAGTCCCTGCAGAACCTCATCCAGAAGCTCGGTAACGCCGAGTAG
- a CDS encoding transglycosylase domain-containing protein — MGIRTRRAHLHSKTHVAGFGIAGAIGFMALLVLALVMSLGGVVSSWLEDLPDYSSTDSYLVAEPTRIYDSKGNEIAAYYLQARRSVDISDISEYVVQGTVDTEDKRFYTHNGVDPQGILRAVVGQVIGNDAGGGSTITQQLVRNTVLSDEQFEMSLKRKVREAYIAIQMEKTYTKKQILNMYLNTIYYGHGAYGIEAASTIYFNKHASELTLAEAATLVGLPNSPSYYDPTSNPEGCKNRRNLVLERMLEAGHITEEECRAAQAEEINLNLGTLVDSVGKYPYFTDYVKSLLLKDFDSDTVFQGGLKVYTTLDPDYQEAAQKAVTDRISSAGNDSINGALVSIDNTNGYIKALVGGADYETQQFNLATQSARQAGSSFKTFALVAAIREGMNPNIMLNCGPTMTITPTWTVSNYGKHDYGTRTLASATAISSNTAYAQVAEAIGANAIIDTAHTMGLDATLQPYLTIALGAVAVSPLQMCEAYSTLPADGVHHDAVAITKIESRTGQVVYEHQDSNEQALERSVAEATIDVLKGVVTSGNTGYYVASHFTANQPVAGKTGTSDDAENLWFCGFTPQLTTVVWCGNPNANVRVYYQGSVATTQNTVQPIWCDYMNAVLDGVAREEFPTGGGTPDYKPNTSWTFVGTNASANDETQQETEEDTKPETTTTEPTTSTTTPTTPTTPTTPTTPSTGGETGGTSGGSGSAGDTGGNGGTGETGGTGGGDSGTTTTPTTPTPGA, encoded by the coding sequence ATGGGGATCAGAACCCGTAGGGCGCACCTGCACTCAAAGACCCATGTCGCCGGCTTTGGCATCGCCGGTGCCATCGGCTTCATGGCGCTTCTCGTCCTCGCCCTCGTCATGTCTCTTGGCGGCGTGGTGTCTTCCTGGCTGGAGGACCTACCCGACTACTCCTCCACCGACTCCTACCTGGTGGCGGAGCCCACGCGCATCTACGACTCCAAGGGCAACGAGATTGCGGCCTACTACCTGCAGGCCCGTCGTTCCGTGGACATCAGCGACATCTCGGAGTACGTGGTGCAGGGCACCGTGGACACCGAGGACAAGCGCTTCTACACGCACAACGGCGTAGACCCCCAGGGCATCCTGCGCGCCGTGGTGGGCCAGGTCATCGGCAATGACGCCGGCGGCGGCTCCACCATCACGCAGCAGCTGGTGAGAAACACCGTGCTCTCCGACGAGCAGTTTGAGATGTCCCTCAAGCGCAAGGTGCGCGAGGCCTACATTGCCATCCAGATGGAGAAGACGTACACCAAGAAGCAGATCCTTAACATGTACCTCAACACCATCTACTACGGCCACGGCGCCTACGGCATCGAGGCCGCCAGCACCATCTACTTCAATAAGCATGCCAGCGAGCTCACCCTGGCCGAGGCGGCCACGCTGGTGGGCCTGCCCAACTCCCCCTCCTACTACGACCCCACGAGCAACCCCGAGGGCTGCAAGAACAGGCGCAACCTCGTCCTGGAGCGCATGCTTGAGGCCGGTCACATCACCGAGGAGGAGTGCCGCGCCGCGCAGGCCGAGGAGATCAACCTCAACCTGGGCACGCTGGTGGACTCCGTGGGCAAGTACCCCTACTTCACCGACTACGTGAAGAGCCTGCTGCTCAAGGACTTTGACTCCGACACCGTCTTCCAAGGCGGCCTCAAGGTCTACACCACCCTTGACCCGGACTACCAGGAGGCCGCGCAGAAGGCCGTGACCGACCGCATAAGCTCCGCCGGCAACGACAGCATCAACGGCGCCCTCGTCTCCATCGACAACACCAACGGTTACATCAAGGCCCTGGTGGGCGGCGCCGACTACGAGACCCAGCAGTTCAACCTGGCCACCCAGTCCGCGCGCCAGGCCGGCTCCTCGTTCAAGACGTTTGCCCTTGTCGCCGCCATCCGCGAGGGCATGAACCCCAACATCATGCTCAACTGCGGCCCCACCATGACGATCACGCCCACCTGGACGGTCAGCAACTACGGCAAGCACGACTACGGCACGCGCACCCTCGCCTCCGCTACGGCCATCTCGTCCAACACCGCCTACGCGCAGGTGGCCGAGGCCATCGGCGCCAACGCCATCATCGACACCGCCCACACCATGGGCCTGGACGCCACCCTGCAGCCCTACCTGACCATCGCCCTGGGCGCCGTGGCCGTCTCCCCGCTGCAGATGTGCGAGGCCTACTCCACCCTGCCGGCCGACGGCGTGCACCACGACGCCGTGGCCATCACCAAGATCGAGTCGCGCACCGGCCAGGTGGTCTACGAGCACCAGGACTCCAACGAGCAGGCGCTCGAGCGCTCCGTGGCCGAGGCCACCATCGACGTCCTCAAGGGCGTCGTCACCAGCGGCAACACCGGCTACTACGTCGCCAGCCACTTCACGGCCAACCAGCCCGTCGCCGGCAAGACCGGCACCTCCGACGACGCCGAGAACCTCTGGTTCTGCGGCTTCACCCCTCAGCTCACCACCGTCGTCTGGTGCGGCAACCCCAACGCCAACGTCCGCGTGTACTACCAGGGCTCCGTCGCCACCACGCAGAACACCGTCCAGCCCATCTGGTGCGACTACATGAACGCGGTGCTTGACGGTGTGGCCCGCGAGGAGTTCCCCACCGGCGGCGGCACGCCCGACTACAAGCCCAACACCTCCTGGACCTTCGTGGGCACCAACGCCTCCGCCAACGACGAGACCCAGCAGGAGACCGAGGAGGATACCAAGCCCGAGACCACCACGACCGAGCCCACCACCTCCACCACCACTCCGACGACGCCAACCACGCCGACCACCCCCACGACGCCTTCCACGGGCGGCGAGACCGGCGGCACCTCCGGCGGCAGCGGGTCTGCCGGCGACACCGGCGGCAACGGCGGCACCGGTGAAACGGGCGGAACGGGCGGCGGAGACTCCGGCACCACCACGACGCCCACCACGCCGACCCCGGGCGCATAG
- the tyrS gene encoding tyrosine--tRNA ligase, protein MEGRAVLSVDEQLKVITSGTMQVVPMDELKKKLEKGTPLNIKLGVDPTSPDLHLGHAVPLRKMRQFQDLGHKVTLIIGNGTALIGDPSGRDSTRPPLTEEQVEANAKTYVEQAMKVLDPEKTTIVHNGDWIKPLDLGSMLGLMSKFNVARILEREDFHNRYANGQSIALHEFIYPVLQAYDSVVIKADVEMGGNDQIFNLLAGRDLMRAEGMEPQVALTVPLLLGTDGVKKMSKSYGNYIGLTDEPNDMFGKVMSIADEIVPMYYRLCSTLSIEEMDAIDEAFANGTADAYQLKRALGVSIVDLYHGEGAGEKAMAAFDAQFKKGEMPDDVAEFPVSLAAPNDEGKVYLAKLLVDVEIAKSTGEARRLIDGGGVKIDGQAVAPKSYNVDPELFHSGTALQSGKKHWAKLV, encoded by the coding sequence ATGGAGGGCAGAGCAGTGCTGTCTGTCGACGAGCAACTCAAGGTGATCACTTCCGGCACGATGCAGGTCGTGCCCATGGACGAGCTCAAGAAGAAGCTCGAGAAGGGCACGCCCCTCAACATCAAGCTGGGCGTTGACCCCACGAGCCCGGACCTTCACCTCGGCCACGCCGTCCCCCTGCGCAAGATGCGCCAGTTCCAGGACCTGGGCCACAAGGTGACCCTCATCATCGGCAACGGCACCGCCCTCATCGGAGACCCGTCCGGCCGCGACTCCACCCGTCCGCCACTCACCGAGGAGCAGGTGGAGGCCAACGCCAAGACCTACGTCGAGCAGGCCATGAAGGTGCTTGACCCCGAGAAGACCACCATCGTCCACAACGGCGACTGGATCAAGCCGCTTGACCTGGGCAGCATGCTCGGCCTCATGAGCAAGTTCAATGTGGCCCGCATCCTGGAGCGCGAGGACTTCCACAACCGCTACGCCAACGGCCAGTCCATCGCCCTGCACGAGTTCATCTACCCGGTGCTACAGGCCTACGACTCCGTGGTCATCAAGGCCGACGTCGAGATGGGCGGCAACGACCAGATCTTCAACCTGCTGGCCGGCCGCGACCTCATGCGCGCCGAGGGCATGGAGCCCCAGGTGGCCCTCACCGTGCCGCTGCTGCTGGGCACCGACGGCGTGAAGAAGATGTCCAAGAGCTACGGCAACTACATCGGCCTCACCGACGAGCCCAACGACATGTTCGGCAAGGTCATGTCCATCGCAGATGAGATCGTGCCCATGTACTACCGCCTGTGCTCCACCCTCTCCATCGAGGAGATGGACGCCATCGACGAGGCCTTTGCCAACGGCACGGCCGACGCCTACCAGCTCAAGCGCGCCCTGGGCGTCAGCATCGTGGACCTCTACCACGGCGAGGGCGCCGGCGAGAAGGCCATGGCCGCCTTTGACGCCCAGTTCAAGAAGGGTGAGATGCCCGATGACGTGGCCGAGTTCCCGGTGAGCCTGGCCGCCCCCAATGACGAGGGCAAGGTCTACCTGGCCAAGCTCCTCGTGGACGTCGAGATTGCCAAGTCCACCGGCGAGGCCCGCAGGCTCATCGACGGCGGCGGCGTGAAGATCGACGGCCAGGCCGTGGCCCCCAAGAGCTACAACGTTGACCCCGAGCTCTTCCACTCCGGCACGGCGCTGCAGTCCGGAAAGAAGCACTGGGCCAAGCTGGTCTAG
- a CDS encoding U32 family peptidase has translation MAHKNVIELLAPAGGPEPFNAALAAGADAIYCGLGNDFNARRSAKNFTEETFAEACRRAHLAGARVYVTVNVAIATREISRVLDLVRRAWLLGADAFIIQDWGLFGEIRRAWPQIETHVSTQANIHDARGTAWCRQMGADRVTLSRELSLKEISRIAEEGVELECFGHGALCFCYSGVCMMSSLATGRSANRGLCAQPCRLPHDLVDEEGNVVEALGNTRPLCPKDYCTVDHLQEMIDAGVGSLKVEGRMKAPDYVYNVVGAYREAIDATLTGRQLDAAEDLAVHRRLKRAFNRDFTDAYLMGTSGDEMMSYDRSNNRGEVVGTVASSRALEDRVARRGGGNGGRTRTRRYTQAEAVISLTEPVEKGDLLELRPVDDPSQFLTVHAEADAPAGATITCLASRPVPAGSIVSVIRSQNAIDAAARAAAADVSRRRPVTVRVVARLGQPFRVELACADGEAAAEGFVVEAARTRPVSEEDLVEHVGRMGGGPFEPVSFDVEMDEGCGMGFSAVHKVRAQAVKSLVEALLAPYGERQATTAPVPSEQLREERREAVRVEAGVPAAADVEPVEPCACALVADPECARAALEAGAGRVYATVDDLARGDWPEGVIPWLDEVCREADHARLDPWVRQGEPVAVGNISELALAAERDAAAEVRPCIPVHNKSALLAMEAAGAKAVWLSCELTLEEACELARAASVPVGLSVLGRERAMTSEHCVLQALGRCVHNCEKCPQRARRLSLKDIDGNLLPVRTDVNGRSRIWAAHPLDATPQADQLVEAGVRWLLADCTLLGPKETTFAVERVCRAIAAAKAGRRPAARLAGATSGHLFAGIG, from the coding sequence TTGGCCCACAAGAACGTCATCGAGCTGCTGGCGCCCGCCGGCGGCCCCGAACCCTTCAATGCCGCCCTGGCCGCGGGCGCAGACGCCATCTACTGTGGCCTGGGCAACGATTTCAACGCCCGCCGCAGCGCAAAGAACTTCACCGAGGAGACCTTTGCCGAGGCCTGCCGCCGCGCGCACCTGGCCGGCGCCCGCGTCTACGTGACCGTCAACGTGGCCATTGCCACGCGCGAGATCTCCCGCGTGCTGGACCTGGTCCGCCGTGCCTGGCTTCTGGGCGCAGACGCCTTCATCATCCAGGACTGGGGCCTGTTCGGCGAGATCCGCCGCGCCTGGCCGCAGATTGAGACGCACGTCTCCACCCAGGCCAACATCCACGACGCCCGCGGCACGGCCTGGTGCCGCCAGATGGGCGCCGACCGTGTGACCCTCTCGCGCGAGCTCTCCCTCAAGGAGATCTCGCGCATTGCCGAGGAGGGCGTCGAGCTGGAGTGCTTTGGCCACGGCGCCCTGTGCTTCTGCTACTCCGGCGTCTGCATGATGAGCTCTCTTGCCACCGGGCGCTCTGCCAACCGCGGCCTGTGCGCCCAGCCCTGCCGCCTGCCGCACGACCTGGTTGACGAGGAGGGCAACGTGGTGGAGGCCCTGGGCAATACCCGTCCGCTCTGCCCCAAGGACTACTGCACCGTCGACCACCTCCAGGAGATGATCGACGCTGGCGTGGGCTCCCTCAAGGTGGAGGGCCGCATGAAGGCCCCGGACTACGTCTACAACGTGGTGGGCGCCTACCGCGAGGCCATCGACGCCACGCTGACCGGCCGCCAGCTTGACGCCGCGGAGGACCTGGCCGTCCACCGCCGCCTCAAGCGCGCCTTCAACCGCGACTTCACCGACGCCTACCTCATGGGCACCTCTGGCGACGAGATGATGAGCTACGACCGCTCCAACAACCGAGGCGAGGTCGTGGGGACCGTGGCGTCCTCCCGCGCCCTGGAGGACCGCGTGGCCCGCAGGGGCGGCGGTAACGGCGGCCGCACGCGTACGCGCCGCTACACCCAGGCCGAGGCCGTCATCTCCCTGACCGAGCCCGTGGAGAAGGGCGACTTGCTTGAGCTGCGTCCCGTTGACGACCCGAGCCAGTTCCTGACCGTCCACGCGGAGGCCGACGCCCCCGCCGGCGCCACCATCACCTGCCTGGCGTCGCGCCCGGTGCCCGCCGGCTCCATCGTGAGCGTCATCCGCTCCCAGAATGCCATCGACGCGGCGGCCCGTGCCGCGGCGGCAGACGTCTCTCGTCGCCGCCCGGTGACGGTGCGCGTGGTGGCCCGCCTGGGACAGCCCTTCCGCGTGGAGCTGGCCTGCGCCGACGGCGAGGCCGCGGCCGAGGGCTTTGTGGTGGAGGCCGCCCGCACCCGCCCCGTGAGCGAGGAGGACCTCGTGGAGCACGTGGGCCGCATGGGCGGCGGCCCCTTCGAGCCGGTGAGCTTTGACGTGGAGATGGACGAGGGCTGCGGCATGGGCTTCTCGGCCGTGCACAAGGTGCGCGCGCAGGCGGTGAAGTCCCTGGTGGAGGCCCTTCTGGCCCCGTATGGGGAGCGCCAGGCCACGACGGCGCCCGTGCCGTCCGAGCAGCTGCGCGAGGAGCGCCGCGAGGCCGTGCGCGTGGAGGCCGGCGTTCCCGCCGCCGCCGACGTGGAGCCCGTCGAGCCCTGCGCCTGCGCCTTGGTGGCGGACCCCGAGTGTGCCCGCGCGGCCCTTGAGGCCGGTGCCGGGCGCGTCTACGCCACCGTGGACGACCTGGCCCGCGGAGACTGGCCCGAGGGCGTCATCCCCTGGCTGGACGAGGTCTGCCGCGAGGCCGACCACGCCCGCCTTGACCCGTGGGTCCGCCAGGGCGAGCCCGTGGCCGTGGGCAACATCTCCGAGCTGGCCCTTGCCGCCGAGCGGGACGCCGCGGCCGAGGTGCGCCCGTGCATCCCCGTCCACAACAAGAGCGCGCTTCTGGCAATGGAGGCTGCCGGCGCCAAGGCGGTCTGGCTCTCCTGCGAGCTCACTCTGGAGGAGGCCTGCGAGCTTGCCCGCGCGGCCAGCGTCCCGGTGGGCCTCTCGGTCCTGGGCCGCGAGCGCGCCATGACGAGCGAGCACTGCGTCCTGCAGGCCCTGGGCCGCTGCGTCCACAACTGCGAGAAGTGCCCGCAGCGCGCACGCCGCCTCTCCCTCAAGGACATCGACGGCAACTTGCTGCCCGTCCGCACGGACGTCAACGGCCGCTCCCGCATCTGGGCGGCGCACCCGCTTGACGCCACGCCCCAGGCAGACCAGCTGGTGGAGGCTGGCGTCCGCTGGCTCCTTGCCGACTGCACCCTGCTTGGCCCCAAGGAGACCACGTTTGCGGTGGAGCGCGTCTGCCGCGCCATCGCGGCGGCCAAGGCAGGGCGCCGTCCTGCGGCGCGCCTTGCCGGGGCCACCTCCGGTCACCTCTTTGCGGGCATTGGGTAA
- a CDS encoding NifU family protein: MAVNRELLEETLDIIRQSLQADGGDVELIDVNDEGVVTLEMQGACAGCPLSSMDMSEGIERILMEHVPGVTRVQPAML; encoded by the coding sequence ATGGCTGTCAACCGCGAGCTTCTTGAGGAGACCCTCGACATCATCCGCCAGAGCCTCCAGGCCGACGGCGGCGACGTCGAGCTCATCGACGTCAACGACGAGGGCGTGGTCACCCTCGAGATGCAGGGTGCCTGCGCCGGCTGCCCTCTGTCCTCCATGGACATGTCCGAGGGCATCGAGCGCATCCTCATGGAGCACGTCCCCGGCGTGACCCGCGTCCAGCCCGCAATGCTCTAG
- the lgt gene encoding prolipoprotein diacylglyceryl transferase has protein sequence MFLNELYHSLNPIAFTLGPVSVRWYGIAYLAGFALAAWVIWRVSRRWELGLTPDDIMSIVIGVAFGVIIGARLFYVVFYGAGYYLEHPLEIFALNQGGMSFHGGLVGAVVGGSIVCRMYHISIPTVCDLGVIGAPWGLFFGRCANFVNGELWGKETSLPWGVMFPTGGNVYRHPSQLYEAVLEGLVIFCVLFLLSRRRPARPQGTFMGVFLVLYGVFRFLVEFVRVPDAQLGYLFGPITMGQCLSLPLVVLGVVVLVLSRRLNRPQVGHLE, from the coding sequence GTGTTTCTGAACGAGCTCTACCACTCGCTGAACCCCATCGCCTTCACGCTGGGACCCGTCTCCGTCCGCTGGTACGGCATTGCCTACCTGGCGGGCTTTGCGCTGGCGGCCTGGGTGATCTGGCGCGTCTCCCGCCGTTGGGAGCTTGGCCTCACGCCCGACGACATCATGAGCATCGTCATTGGCGTGGCGTTTGGCGTCATCATTGGCGCACGCCTCTTCTACGTGGTGTTCTATGGGGCGGGCTACTACCTGGAGCACCCGCTTGAGATATTCGCGCTCAACCAGGGAGGCATGAGCTTCCACGGCGGGCTCGTCGGCGCCGTGGTGGGCGGCTCCATCGTGTGCCGCATGTACCACATCTCCATTCCCACCGTGTGTGACCTGGGCGTCATTGGTGCGCCGTGGGGGCTGTTCTTTGGCCGCTGCGCGAACTTCGTCAACGGCGAGCTCTGGGGCAAGGAGACCTCGCTTCCCTGGGGCGTGATGTTTCCCACGGGCGGCAACGTCTACCGCCACCCCTCGCAGCTCTACGAGGCCGTGCTGGAGGGCCTGGTCATCTTCTGCGTGCTGTTCCTGCTGAGCCGCCGGCGCCCGGCGCGCCCGCAGGGCACCTTCATGGGCGTGTTCCTGGTGCTTTACGGCGTCTTCCGCTTCTTGGTGGAGTTCGTCCGCGTGCCCGACGCGCAGCTGGGCTACCTCTTTGGCCCCATCACCATGGGCCAGTGCCTGAGCCTGCCGCTGGTGGTGCTGGGCGTCGTGGTGCTGGTGCTGTCGCGGCGCCTCAACCGCCCGCAGGTGGGGCATTTGGAGTAG
- a CDS encoding 3-hydroxyacyl-CoA dehydrogenase — MKVEDIKNVTVAGGGTQGSQIASQIAYKGFAVTVWVRSEASVERARVRFATIKEQYLSTLEAMKTDASAYCRGLTDTPDLSAEQIDALVTQAEERLSAIKFETDWDAAFGNADLVVECINENPQEKTEFYTKLSAHLPERTVILTDSSTMLPSMFAEATGRPDKYMSLHFGNQIWRNNMTELMRHDGTDPEVFELAAQFAEAIGMVPLKLNREQPGYILNSLLIPWFKAATSLVATGVCDAETVDKCWELATGADPGQTPFRKLDKIGLVLARNILSMDPAAKDPASGLAKSVSMLNGYIDEGKTGIAAGEGFYKYESYDK, encoded by the coding sequence ATGAAGGTCGAAGACATCAAGAACGTAACCGTTGCCGGCGGCGGCACCCAGGGAAGCCAGATTGCCTCTCAGATTGCCTATAAGGGCTTTGCCGTGACGGTGTGGGTCCGCAGCGAGGCCTCCGTCGAGCGCGCCCGCGTGCGTTTTGCCACCATTAAGGAGCAGTACCTCTCCACGTTGGAGGCCATGAAGACCGACGCCTCCGCCTACTGCCGCGGCCTGACCGACACGCCCGACCTCTCCGCAGAGCAGATTGACGCCCTTGTCACCCAGGCGGAGGAGCGCCTCTCGGCCATCAAGTTTGAGACCGACTGGGACGCCGCTTTTGGCAACGCGGACCTGGTGGTTGAGTGCATCAACGAGAACCCGCAGGAGAAGACCGAGTTCTACACCAAGCTCTCCGCGCACCTGCCGGAGCGCACCGTCATCCTGACCGACTCCTCCACCATGCTGCCCAGCATGTTCGCCGAGGCCACGGGCAGGCCGGACAAGTACATGTCGCTGCACTTTGGCAACCAGATCTGGCGCAACAACATGACCGAGCTCATGCGCCACGACGGCACCGACCCCGAAGTCTTTGAACTGGCGGCACAGTTTGCCGAGGCCATCGGCATGGTGCCGCTCAAGCTCAACCGCGAGCAGCCCGGCTACATCCTGAACAGCCTGCTCATCCCCTGGTTCAAGGCCGCGACCTCACTGGTTGCCACCGGCGTCTGCGACGCCGAGACCGTCGACAAGTGCTGGGAGCTCGCCACCGGCGCCGACCCCGGCCAGACGCCCTTCCGCAAGCTGGACAAGATCGGCCTGGTGCTGGCCCGCAACATCCTCTCCATGGACCCCGCGGCCAAGGACCCCGCAAGCGGCCTGGCCAAGAGCGTGAGCATGCTCAACGGCTACATCGACGAGGGCAAGACCGGCATCGCCGCCGGCGAGGGCTTCTACAAGTACGAGAGCTACGACAAGTAA
- a CDS encoding thiamine-binding protein, with product MNCSIAIQYLPMDAQTDEATCAAVDAVIAYIDSTGIDYFVGPFETAIEGDYDQCMEILKNCQLVGAKAGCKHVMTYAKINFKPEGDVMTTEHKVAKYHEGDPEFAPKSAGSAA from the coding sequence TTGAACTGTTCAATTGCCATCCAGTACTTGCCCATGGACGCGCAGACAGACGAGGCAACCTGCGCCGCCGTGGACGCGGTCATCGCCTACATTGACTCCACGGGCATCGACTACTTCGTCGGCCCGTTTGAGACCGCCATCGAGGGCGACTACGACCAGTGCATGGAGATTCTCAAGAACTGCCAGCTCGTGGGTGCCAAGGCGGGCTGCAAGCACGTCATGACCTACGCCAAGATCAACTTCAAGCCCGAGGGCGACGTCATGACCACCGAGCACAAGGTGGCCAAGTACCACGAGGGCGACCCGGAGTTTGCCCCCAAGTCCGCCGGCTCCGCCGCGTAG
- a CDS encoding ABC transporter permease has product MRISRPTKRVVAPVCAILGILAVWQGACSAGLVPNFMLPSPVQVVAALVGDLSLLCQHLLWTLAEAALGLAIGVAVGFAFAVLMDRFETFYLAFDPLLTVSQTVPTVAIAPLFVLWFGYGLLPKVLLVVITTFFPVTVALANGFRSVDQDQIDLMRTMRATEWQIFRYAKLPAAMDQFFSGLRISATYAIVGAVISEWLGGFWGLGVYMTRVRKSFSYDRMFAVIIIISALSLALMRGVDVLERICMPWKRAERNDQQ; this is encoded by the coding sequence ATGCGCATCTCCAGGCCCACAAAGAGGGTTGTCGCGCCCGTCTGCGCCATCCTGGGCATCCTTGCCGTCTGGCAGGGTGCCTGCTCGGCCGGCCTGGTGCCCAACTTCATGCTGCCCAGTCCCGTGCAGGTGGTGGCCGCCCTGGTGGGAGACCTGTCGCTGCTCTGCCAGCACCTGCTGTGGACGCTTGCCGAGGCCGCGCTGGGCCTTGCCATTGGCGTGGCCGTGGGCTTTGCCTTTGCCGTGCTCATGGACCGCTTTGAGACCTTCTACCTGGCCTTTGACCCGCTGCTCACGGTCTCCCAGACCGTGCCGACGGTGGCCATCGCGCCGCTCTTTGTGCTGTGGTTTGGCTACGGCCTTCTGCCCAAGGTGCTGCTTGTCGTCATCACCACGTTCTTCCCGGTGACCGTGGCCCTGGCAAACGGATTCCGCTCCGTGGACCAGGACCAGATCGACCTCATGCGCACCATGCGCGCCACCGAGTGGCAGATCTTCCGCTACGCCAAGCTGCCCGCCGCCATGGACCAGTTCTTCAGCGGCCTGCGCATCAGCGCCACCTACGCCATCGTGGGCGCCGTCATCTCCGAGTGGCTCGGCGGCTTCTGGGGCCTGGGCGTCTACATGACCCGCGTCCGCAAGTCCTTCTCGTACGACCGCATGTTTGCGGTGATCATCATCATCTCGGCGCTCTCGCTCGCGCTTATGCGCGGCGTTGATGTGCTGGAACGAATCTGCATGCCCTGGAAGAGGGCAGAGAGGAACGATCAACAATGA